From a region of the Triticum aestivum cultivar Chinese Spring chromosome 7D, IWGSC CS RefSeq v2.1, whole genome shotgun sequence genome:
- the LOC123164214 gene encoding uncharacterized protein: MCCRLVPKAHAGDILGGGFDVVESLVASIHEGRGRSSDVISSEPMRVEANVGSYHNGGSEVVGDSNDMAAQNTSTASMGDEGDAEGVVVNKSKASCWTRRVRIGNAPEERDANPSRVPALEASMRAYADNKGKPLQSNSRSTRCGFPALMQVLRWDDKGWYICEHKAEDNHAVSVNCMEKLHWKSHRHIDRYTRDLVKQLRENNISLSKVYSVVGSFFGYVKEVPFTKRSLKTLCGKLNREQSKNDATKTIEVFNAMRAEDPEFKYSLQVDSDG, from the exons ATGTGCTGCAGATTGGTTCCCAAGGCTCATGCGGGTGATATTTTGGGTGGCGGATTTGATGTTGTGGAGTCTTTGGTTGCTTCCATCCATGAAGGTCGCGGGCGCTCCTCTGATGTGATTTCTTCTGAGCCGATGCGTGTGGAGGCAAATGTTGGCTCATACCACAACGGTGGGAGTGAGGTCGTTGGTGACTCGAACGATATGGCGGCACAGAATACGTCCACTGCATCTATGGGAGACGAGGGAGATGCAGAAGGTGTCGTCGTCAACAAATCAAAAGCATCCTGTTGGACTCGACG TGTTAGGATTGGCAACGCGCCAGAAGAGAGGGATGCCAACCCAAGCAGAGTCCCTGCCCTAGAGGCATCGATGCGAGCTTATGCAGACAACAAG GGCAAGCCATTGCAATCGAACAGCCGCTCGACGAGATGTGGATTCCCCGCATTGATGCAGGTTCTTAGATGGGATGATAAAGGATGGTACATATGTGAACACAAAGCAGAGGACAACCATGCAGTCTCAGTTAACTGTATGGAGAAGCTGCACTGGAAATCGCACCGACACATAGATAGATACACCAGAGACTTGGTGAAACAGCTGAGAGAGAACAATATAAGCCTGAGCAAGGTTTACAGTGTGGTTGGCAGTTTTTTTGGATATGTGAAGGAGGTGCCATTCACAAAGAGATCTCTCAAAACTCTTTGTGGAAAACTTAACAGAGAGCAGTCGAAAAACGATGCTACAAAAACAATAGAGGTGTTCAACGCAATGCGGGCTGAAGATCCTGAGTTCAAATACAGTCTGCAGGTTGATAGTGATGGTTGA